In the Thermomicrobiales bacterium genome, TCGACTCGCCGACAACCGGCAGGGTCGGGGTCGCACGACGCCCGCCGGACCAGACGCAGATCACCGCACCGAAGAGTGCAACCAGCGGCAGACCGAGGCCGAGCGCCGGGTAATCGCCGATCGCGAGCAGCACGCCACCGAGCAACGCGCCGAACGCGGTGCCGAAGCGGGTGACGGACGAGTTCAGCGCCATCGTCGTGCCCTGCGCGGTCGGCGTTTCGGTTGACATGATCGTCACTGCCGTGACCTCGGCGATACCGCCAAAGAACGAACCGACCAGCAGCGCCAGCCAGGTGAGCAGGATCGGCGGCTGGACGATGAAGACGACGCCAACCAGGATGCCCATCGACGAGGCCGTCACCAGGAATGTGCGGCGCGGCTCCAGGTGGCGCAGCGGGCCGCTGACGAGCAGACTGCCAGCCATGAAGCCGGGGCCGAGCACCAGCCAGATCAGGCCGGCCTCCTGCAGCGAGCGACCCAGCTCCTCGACGAGGAACGCGCCAATGTAGGTCAGCATCCCCGTCCAGGCGACGCCACGACCGAACTGGGCGGCATAGACACGCACCAGCGGCGGGAAGCGCACGAGCGGCAGGTAGGTGCCGAGCAACGCACCCAGACGCAACGGATCGTGCGCCGTCACGACATCGCGCTCCAGCGTCGCCGAGGTCAGCGCCAGCCCGGCAGCGGCGACAACGGCCAGCGCGAGAAACGACCAGCGCCACGAGAGCTGGCTGCCGATGAACGTCAGAATCGGGAAGCCGATGATGCTGGCGACCGAGGCCGACGCGAACATGCGGCTGATGACCTGGCGGCGCACATCGCCGTGGTAGCGATTCCCGGCAATGGCGAACGCCATCGGCGAGATCGTCGCGGCGCTGATGCCACTGAGCAGTTGCGCACCGACGAGGAAGCCGAAGCTCGGCGCAGCGGCAATCCCGATGTTGCACAGCACCAGCGCCACCAGCCCGAGCAGCAGCAAGCGACGATAGCCGAGCCACTCGGCAGAAGGGCCGATTGCCAGCCCGACCAGCGCGCCGACCAGCGACGACACCATCACGGCCTGACCGAGCAGCGCCGTCGAGGTCGCCAGATCGTCGCCGATTGCGGAGAGAAATGGCGATAGCGCGAGCGCAGTCAGCACGCTCATCGAGGTCGCGAAACAGAGCGTCAGGAAGACTGAGCGGTCGTCGGCGATTTTGGCGATACCGTCGCTCACGCGCTCGGCCTCCAGACGTGCGCTCGCTCGCGCCTACTGATCCGACCCGCCAGAGACGGTCGTCGTGGAATCTTCGGCGTATGCGTGACGCAGCGCAACAGGCGGCTGCGATTGCGGCGCAGTTACCGAGCGCAGGCGCAGGTTCAGCATCTCCACCAGGACGGAGAAGCCCATCGCGAAGTAGATGTAGCCCTTCGGAACGTGGCGATCGAACCCTTCAATCAGCAGCGACACACCGATCAGCAGCAGGAACGACAGCGCCAGAATCTTCACCGTCGGACGCGACTCAACGAACCGACTGATTGGCCCGGACGAGACCATCATGACACCAACGGCAATGACGACAGCGGCGATCATCACCTCGATGTCGTCGGCCATGCCGACTGCCGTAATCACCGAATCGAGCGAGAAGACGATGTCGAGCAGCAGAATCTGCACGATGACGTTGACGAACGAGGCGGGCACACGGGCGCTGGCATGGCCTTCCTCACCCTCCAGCTTGCCGTGTATCTCGGTCGTACTCTTGGCTATCAGGAACAGACCACCGAAGATCAGGATGAGGTCACGCCCGGAGATCTCCTGCCCCACGATCTCGAAGATCGGATCGGTCAGCCCGATCACCCACGACAGCGAGAACAGCAACGCGATGCGCATGAACATCGCCAGCCCCAGCCCGAGCAGTCGCGCGCGCTCCTGCTGCTCGGCCGGCAGCTTCCCGGCCAGAATCGAGATGAAGATGATGTTGTCGATGCCGAGGACGATCTCCAGGGCCGTCAAGGTCAGCAGTGCGACCCAGATCTCCGGGTTAGCCAGCCAGTCCATGCAGCGCTGCCCTTCGGTAGCGGACGCGAGACGCAATTCGGGAAGTATGACATGGACCTCACCCCCGGCCTCTCTCCCGTGGGGAGAGGGGTGTCCTCGGCGACGGAGTTTGGGTGCCGTGTTCAAGGAGTGACGATCGGCAGACCCCTCTCCCAGCCTCTCCCCCTCGAGGGGAGGGGAGCGAGGAACGGCAGCCAATCCGGCAGCATCAGGACACCCCCTCTCCCAACGTTGGGCGGGAGCCATCGCCCATGGGGCACCTGGGCAGCGGCCGGGGGTGAGGGTCGCCGCCTCCACTTACCCCGCGAGCACCACCGGCAGCGCCACGACACTCCTGAACGAAAAGCCCTCCTGCCAGGTCACGTCGTCCGTGGCGAGCCGCGCGTTGGGAAACCGCTCGACGAGCGATTGAATCGCCGTCTGCGCGACCGCCCGCGCAGTTGACGACCCGAGGCAGAAGTGCGGCCCGCCGCCGAAGGTCAGGTGCCGGTTCGGCTTGCGCGCCGGGTCGAAGGTGTCCGGATCGGGGAACTGTGACGGGTCGCGATTGGCCGAGCCGATGAACAGATGCACACTATCGCCGACCGCCATCTCGCGCCCGTGCAGCGCAATCGGCTCGTCGCGCACGACGCGGCTGGTCGCCTGCACCGGACTCTCCCAGCGCAGCACCTCCTCGATCGCCGGCCGCACCAGCGCCGGGTCGTCGCGCAGCCGGGCAGCGACTTCCGGCTGCCGCAGCAGCGACAGCGCCGCGTTGCCGATCAGATGTGCCGTCGAATTGTTGCCGCCGACCAGCAACGCCACAACCATCACAACGAGCTCCTCGGTCGAGAGCCGGTCGCCCGACTCTTCCGCCGCAACCAGCTCGGAGATCAGATCCTCACGCGGCTCTCGCCGACGCTCGTCGATGATCGCTTCCAAAAACGCGCGCATCTCCAGCATGCTCTGCTGGCCCTGACGCATCACCGCGACACGCTCGCCGACCGTGCCGGGTCGGTCGTATACCCGCACCTGATCGTGACTCCAACGCGTGAAGCGCGGCTGATCGTCGGGCGGCACGCCCAGCAGATCGGCGATCACCCAGCTCGGCAGCGGCTGCGCCAGATCGGCGACGATATCCACCGCACCGCGCTCGGCGGCGCGATCGAGGAAGCCATCACACAGCTGCCGGATGTGCTCGCGGCGCGTCTCGGTGGTCTTGGCCGAGAACGCCTTCATCACCAGACTCTTCAGCCGCGTGTGCTCCGGCGGGTCGGTCAGCAGCATGCGGCTGCCGAGGACGTTGCGCAGCGGCTCCATCTCGGGCCGCACCTCGTCTGGCAGCGTCGAGAAGATCGCCTCAGTGCGGGCCGAGGACATGCGCGGATCGATGAACAGCCCGGCGACATCGTCGTAGCGGCTCACGATCCACGAGCGGGTCACCTCGTTCCAGATCACCGGCGACTCCTCGCGCAAGCGGCGATAGACGGGATGCGGATCGGACCGCACCGCGTCAGAGCCAGAGTCGATCGCGACAGTTGCAGACACGTTCCGCTCCACTTCACGCGCACATGCTCACGAGCGTCGATCGCCCATCAGCACTCGACCAATCAGCAGCAGCACAACGACGATCAGCACCACCTGCAACGCGCGCCCAACCAGCCCGATCAACGCGCCGAGCAACCAGATCAGGATCACCGCAACGACGATCAATACGACTCGCACCGCTGCCTCCGAACCATCATGGTGTTCGATGCGGGTAGCGTAGCATGGAGAGGAGGAGCCCTCGATAGCGGGGTTGGCAGGCCAGAGAGGAGTAGAGCAAACGATGCGGCTGCGCTAGGGATGGCGGGTATCTGAATGTACTGGTAGTTGAGTGAAGGATGATCAGCGTGCGCCGCCTCAACGTCCGGCTCGCACAAATTGATCAGTGCATCCGCTCATCGATGTTCGCGCTCAGCGTGCGACCAACGAATCCCGAGCTGGAGCCCGGTGAGCTGTTGCTACTCCAACTGGTGAAGCAGGAAGCGACGCTCCATGAGAAGTTGCGCAGTCGGATCGACTTCGCGCTCGTCTTCGATCGCCTGGAGCGCGACTACAACGGAACGATCAGCCGACAATACTGGCCGAACGAAGGGCGCACCTGGAACTGGATCGTCTACGGAAACATGACCGTTCCGACCATCCCGTTCAGCCTTGAGAACCTGCAACTCTCACGACGCTACGATGGTCAGGACAACGCTCGCCGGATCGATCCGATCGACGAAGCACGCATCCTGCCCTTTATCCAGTGGTCGCTCGCCGAACAGCCACATCCGGAGTTGCAGATCGTTCCACCAGCAACGGTATCTGACACGTTTCAACGAGCAGAAATCCTTGCAGCGCTTCGGAACCACGATCGTATCGTTGAGACACGTCAACGTGCGCACGTCGGACTCGCCGAGGAAGCGCCGCTGTACAGTACAAATGATGGCAGCGAGGATTCGTTTATCCGCTTCCTCACGGAAGAAACGCGCTACCGTCGCAACCCGGCACTTGCCGACACGCTCAAGTCCTACTACCACTACCGATGCCAGGTATGCGGCCACGACTTCGAGCCACGCTATGGACAATCCCTCGCGGAGGGCCATCACATTCAGTACTTGAGCGCGGGTGGCCCGGACGTTAGTCCGAACATCATCGTCCTCTGTCCGAATCATCACCGCATCATCCACGCAACCAATGCCAGATTCGACAGCCAGAACCTCGCCTATCACTATCCGAATGGACTGCGTGAGCGGCTGATCCTGCCCGACCATCTCGAACCGACGGGACGACATATTCGGCCCGCGTCATAATTTGAGCGCCGTTTGACGCACGATTCACGATCGGTTGCTCTGAGACATTTCCAATCTGGTGATGCTCGATTCTCACCCTCTGTCGGCTTCTCTTAGCTCCCTTCGGCATCGCTCTCGCCCGACATTGCCGTTCCGGCGTTTGTGCTCGGTTCGTCGTGCCGATTTGGATGATCGCCAGATCGGCCAATTCAGACCGGCCATAGACCGGCCCGCGACGTGTGGCGTACAATCCATGATTGGATGCAGGGTGGCGATGACGCACCTGTGTTTGCGGCTGGAATCAGCGAAACGCAGGTGAAATCAGCCAGCCCCCGTGCGCACATTACGCGATGAGATGAGCCTTACTTTGCGCACCAGGCGATCCTCGGGGAGGTGAGACATATTGCCGCGATCTTCATCCGGCAGACAGCACTCACCACATGGTGCCGGGGAGTCCGCTTCGGGAACACGAACACGTCGGAATCGGACGAAAGGACGTGGCATGGCTAGCAAGACGGAGCCGGCCGTACGAGCTGGAGAAACAGCTCTCGGCTCGATGAGCAAGGACGAGCTTCTCGGCCTCTACCGGGAAATGGTCCTGATCCGCAGGTTTGAGGAGCGCTCCGCCGAGCAGTATGCCTTCGGGAAAATCGGCGGCTTCCTCCACCTCTACATTGGCGAAGAGGCAACCGGCGTCGGTGCGATCAGCGTCCTCAAGCAGCAGGACCACCTCGTCACCCACTACCGCGATCATGGCTACGCACTGGCGATCGGCGCAGACCCGAACGCCATCATGGCCGAGCTGTTCGGTCGCTCCACCGGCACCACCGGCGGGCGCGGCGGCTCGATGCACATGATCCACCCGCAGCGCAACTTCTGGGGCG is a window encoding:
- a CDS encoding TerC family protein, yielding MDWLANPEIWVALLTLTALEIVLGIDNIIFISILAGKLPAEQQERARLLGLGLAMFMRIALLFSLSWVIGLTDPIFEIVGQEISGRDLILIFGGLFLIAKSTTEIHGKLEGEEGHASARVPASFVNVIVQILLLDIVFSLDSVITAVGMADDIEVMIAAVVIAVGVMMVSSGPISRFVESRPTVKILALSFLLLIGVSLLIEGFDRHVPKGYIYFAMGFSVLVEMLNLRLRSVTAPQSQPPVALRHAYAEDSTTTVSGGSDQ
- a CDS encoding HNH endonuclease, translating into MRRLNVRLAQIDQCIRSSMFALSVRPTNPELEPGELLLLQLVKQEATLHEKLRSRIDFALVFDRLERDYNGTISRQYWPNEGRTWNWIVYGNMTVPTIPFSLENLQLSRRYDGQDNARRIDPIDEARILPFIQWSLAEQPHPELQIVPPATVSDTFQRAEILAALRNHDRIVETRQRAHVGLAEEAPLYSTNDGSEDSFIRFLTEETRYRRNPALADTLKSYYHYRCQVCGHDFEPRYGQSLAEGHHIQYLSAGGPDVSPNIIVLCPNHHRIIHATNARFDSQNLAYHYPNGLRERLILPDHLEPTGRHIRPAS
- a CDS encoding MFS transporter, translating into MSDGIAKIADDRSVFLTLCFATSMSVLTALALSPFLSAIGDDLATSTALLGQAVMVSSLVGALVGLAIGPSAEWLGYRRLLLLGLVALVLCNIGIAAAPSFGFLVGAQLLSGISAATISPMAFAIAGNRYHGDVRRQVISRMFASASVASIIGFPILTFIGSQLSWRWSFLALAVVAAAGLALTSATLERDVVTAHDPLRLGALLGTYLPLVRFPPLVRVYAAQFGRGVAWTGMLTYIGAFLVEELGRSLQEAGLIWLVLGPGFMAGSLLVSGPLRHLEPRRTFLVTASSMGILVGVVFIVQPPILLTWLALLVGSFFGGIAEVTAVTIMSTETPTAQGTTMALNSSVTRFGTAFGALLGGVLLAIGDYPALGLGLPLVALFGAVICVWSGGRRATPTLPVVGESISEG
- a CDS encoding cytochrome P450, which gives rise to MSATVAIDSGSDAVRSDPHPVYRRLREESPVIWNEVTRSWIVSRYDDVAGLFIDPRMSSARTEAIFSTLPDEVRPEMEPLRNVLGSRMLLTDPPEHTRLKSLVMKAFSAKTTETRREHIRQLCDGFLDRAAERGAVDIVADLAQPLPSWVIADLLGVPPDDQPRFTRWSHDQVRVYDRPGTVGERVAVMRQGQQSMLEMRAFLEAIIDERRREPREDLISELVAAEESGDRLSTEELVVMVVALLVGGNNSTAHLIGNAALSLLRQPEVAARLRDDPALVRPAIEEVLRWESPVQATSRVVRDEPIALHGREMAVGDSVHLFIGSANRDPSQFPDPDTFDPARKPNRHLTFGGGPHFCLGSSTARAVAQTAIQSLVERFPNARLATDDVTWQEGFSFRSVVALPVVLAG